In the genome of Primulina tabacum isolate GXHZ01 chromosome 13, ASM2559414v2, whole genome shotgun sequence, the window AGTAGTAGAAGACATACTATATTTCAGAGTGTTCTTTGCCTTTGGGCTGTGAATCCTAATTCATCTTTTACCAAACACTTTTGTCCATAAAATATTGATATGACAATCTCATTCTTAGAGTAATAGATGTTTCTATTAATTCGATCCCTGCAATTTTGACTTATTATATTTAtggatgacatgttttgaaaatcAATTTGCTTTCTGTAATTTTAACACACGAACCTTTATTAGATAATGGAAGAGCTTGAGAATTTGGAAGAGACCTTGAATGATAGTATTCGGGAAAGTTTGGGTGCACGAGCTGGAAGGTTGTCCCGAGGTAAGAAAAAAGGAGCTACTGAAGATGAAGAAGATTATTTCAGGTACATGAACAAATCCTTTAGTTAACTCTGTACAGTAAGTGAAATATCCTGACCTGTCTGTGGAAAATTGCACTGAACCTTGTATTCTTTGTTCTGTAGTTTCTCTCTTGTCACTGAAATCCAATCTCAATGTCATATAATAGGACTTATACGTTTACTGTATACATGTGTTATTCACAAGCAGTGATGACGATGATTTCTACGATCGGACACAGAAGTCCTCAAAGCACAAGACTGGAGAAGACCAATCTGTAGAAACAGCTGATTCTATTCTCGATAAGAAAGATGCAATAGTGAAAAAGATGGAAGATAAGAGAAAGCTGCTTCTGGGCAAGGACAAAGCAACAGAGACAAATGAGGTGGTTGAAGCTGGAGATGAACTTGATGCGTACATGAGTGCAGTTTCGTCTCAGTTAGGTGTGTTAAGTCTTCGTCAACATAAATTTCTACTCTCGGATCTCTCTTTGTCTCctcttttattatttatcacaAGAGATTGaacatttatattttgttgTACTGTCTAAAACTGAATCATATTTCTGTCACTGACGTGTTCTAAAACATCCCAAAGAATTTGTGTCACTTGTGGATGTGTCAGTTTTGGCAAgcagtttcttttcattttcattctttCAGCTACTTGTTTTAATAGGTTAATACAGTTCTCTTCTGAAGAAATGTTTTTATGGTCATTGGGTTAAATTTAGTTCACTTGAGAAAATTTTCTGAACAAATAATATTCACCGAGTTTGAATGCAAATGGCTATTCTTCTAATCAAAAAAAGATTCTTCATCCTAGTTGTTGATGTGACGAAATCCAAACAAGAAGTCTGATCTTTCCTTCAAACTGGCGGGTCCTTAGTGGCACTACCACTCAAATTCAAGATGTAGATTTTCTCTGAATGGATGATAATCCTGATGTGTGATTGTTCTTTACTTTAACCCTCTTATGAATGGGCAAAAGTGGTGTTGGGGGGATTATATGCCCGGTAAATCACTTCACTAAATTTTGTTGGTTGTTTTCTTGCTTTGCAACAGTTTTGGACAATGAGGAAAAGATCAGTAAAGAGTTATCCACTCTTCAGTCAGAGTTGGATAGGATTCTCTACTTGCTGAAAATTGCCGATCCTACAGGAGAAGCTGCTAGAAGGAGGGAATTCAATGCACAGAAACCTAAAGCAATTGTGAATCATATTcctgatttggacaaaaatgGAAGTATTCTAGCAGAAGCTTCATCAGTTAAAACAGTCCAAGACATGGTTATTATTGATTCGGCTTCAAAATCTGGTGAAAAGCAGGAAGAATCAGAGTCAGTACCTGACAAAGCTGAGACTTCAGCTCCTGCATATACCGTTACAAAGCCACAATGGCTTGGTGCTGTCGTGGATaggaaaattcaagaaattgtacACGAAGTGCCAGTAGATTCACAGCAGAAAGATCAGTTTGTTGACTACAAAGATAGGGGGACGATGCTGATCACACCAGATCCTTCCCAGGTGGAAACAAGAATTGAAGATGCATCCCCAGGTTTGATAATAAGGAAGCGGAAACATGTTGAAATTTCCAAGGCCAATGAGGTGAAATATTCTGAATCATCTGTTGATTCTAAGCTTCAAGCGGAAGATGCTGTGGCCTTGTTACTGAAGCATTCAAGAGGATATCATGCATCAGATGAGGAAGAAAAACCTGTTGGTGAAAATTTGCTCAAGAATAAAAAAACTAAAGATGGGAGAAAGCCGCACCGGGTGCTAGGTCCAGAGCGACCATCTTTTCTGGATGACGAGTCTGATGCTACGTGGGTTCCGCCTGAAGGTAATCAATCTTTTACTAAATATTGAGAGTTGAGACTACTTGGATGTTGACTTTTGCGTTGTTTCCTTTGTTTTTTGTGCTACGACTCTTCGCACAGGTCAATCTGGTGATGGAAGAACCTGTCTGAATGATCGTCTTGGTTACTAAATTTTGATTGGATTGCTTCAGAATTGATACTTGAACTCCTGTACATATGATTAGTATTTGGCTAAGGTTGACATTCTGTTCGTAGGTTTTATGTTATATCAATCACCGCCTTGTATGAAACTCAGTTATCGTATGAAGAGGAGATAGTGTGAAAGATGCTCCCCTCTGAGTCTCCGTCTCTCTGACTTAGTAGAGGTATAAATTGTACTCACTCCACccgaattttttgttttttcatcTGAAATCTAGAAGTACAGCTGAAATTTACGCACAGAATGCTGTTGGAATATTGAAATTGTTTGATACTCTGTGGTCTGTTCTTTGAGTAAACCCATATACCGTGATGTCTCGGGAGCTGATGTACAACAACGGTGGAGGCTGGAAATCACTGTAGGAGGGTGAAATTAAAATACACAGAATTTAGTGGAGCAAAACCATATTTACACACAGAGTATAAAGCTGTTGTAGCAGGATAACAAGATTGATCAATTGCCACATATGGATTGCAGTTCTATAACGGAAAACAAGCTTCTTTATTTTAGGTGTGAGGGTGGATTCAATGAATCAAATAGTTTAAGAATTTACGGATTAACATGTTCCAGCGATAATTTACAATTTCCACATGCGTATTACAATTTAAATGTCTTCGACCATTCTCGCACTTTCTGATCTGTTGGTTTATCACTAATGGGAACTCAGGTATCACGCAAGGGATATGAATAAAATGCCTTAAGCAGAGCTGCGAAATATTCATTCACAAATTAAAGAAAGTGCCGTTTCGCCTCAAAAGGTTGATCATAACTTTTCTGCCGAGTTACTCTTCTATTGTGGAAGTGAGTTTCAGGGAACTAAAATTTACCCTACATCGTAGCTTCTGAATCTCCAGTGTAGCCCATTATAATTAATAAGAGGAAGAATCCGATGAAAATTCTACACACCGATATCATTAAAGCCAACCTGACGGTGATAGTATGATAAATTTGATCAACTAAACTGGTGGCAACTCGTAGAATGATCCTAGTTCAACAATCTGTATTTGTATTCTAACTTCGTCCATCGATGAAATGAAATGATCAACGTCAAATATGAACCGTTGATAGAAAGAGATTGTTAACAGCAACTCAATCGTATTGAACTTGGATTAGAACAAGATACAATTGAGAAAATTAAAAGCCATCTGCATAAAACAAGTGATCAAGCAATGCCCGGAAAAACTCGCTACTCCAGTAGCAAGAAACACTAAGGTAACCATTGTTCTTATACACTCCTGAAAGAAATGGAACATGAAGATGCACTATAATAACTCAATATTAACTATCATGTCTCCCCGATCACAAATCCATAAATAGATTGTCTTtcaatgatcatattttatgaaaaatatgtataaaaaaaCTCTGTTGTGTTGAAATTTATAACTATACTAATTATCTTGTCCCCGATGACAAATCCATAAATAAATTATCTTTCAAtgatcatattttttattttgtgaaaaatatgtATAAAAGAACTCTGTTGTATGTTAATAGAGAGAAAAAAGAtatataaacattaaaataggGACAAGATAAAACTCGTGAAAGAGAGAGGGACAAAACTATGATAAGcttctattattattattattatatatttattttaatgtgaCAAAAAGCAagtatttcttttcttttttaccAACAGACAACAAACAATTATTGTATCGATTTATTAAGTAATTCAAAAGTCGAGGCCCGACCCGACCCGAAGCGTGTCAATTGTTAACGCGCTTTCTAGTTTTTTTTGATATTGCTAATTATTTTCCATTCAACAAAAAGTCCACTCAAGTCGTCGTCTCCTCCtagaaattcaaaaaaaaaaaaaaagatcaaaaTGTTGCAGAATATAGCAACAGATATAGATACGATCTTCTGACATCGgatattgttttcaaataatCTGTCCCTATCTCCGTAAGCTAGGTACTTCTACTTTTTAATTTTGTCCTGTGTTTATCATGTTTTTCCCCCACAATTGTCGAGTGGGAATTGGCCTACTGTGTAATCTGTAATGGGTTTGAACAATCAAGTCCAAATTTTGTGGGTATTCCGAGAATTGGATAGTCGTTGTTGAAAGATTTGAGAACTTAGTGATTCTTCCTTGCTCGATTTTGAAGAAAGTGGACATTTCAGAGCTTTTCACGACTGTTTGCTTTCTTGATTCCCTATTGTGTTTATGTCGGTGCGGGGTTGATGATTTGATGTTGACTTCAGTGCAGCttgattataaaaatttatgtatttaaCAACTAATTTGTGTCTGGGCCATCTTCATTTATTTGTTTGCTTTCGATCACTGATCGTATCTGTTCTGTTTTGATCTTGCAGGTgacaacatatttatttcagttGCTTGAGGCCTCTCAGACGAGAGAACAACAAGGGGGGCATTTGCATTGTCTCTCGCTGGTTCACAAAGCTAATTCATATTTTCTGAGTTCGGGGGTCTTCTATTATTGTTTTAGCCTTTTAGGTTATTTCTGCGCCATCACTTTTGATCTTTTAAGGTTTCTATGGCCTGATTCAGGTTTTGTGCGAAAATCCTGAGGGGGAACAGGAATTTCCAGGGGTTTAATTAATCCGAGGTTGGCGATAATGGGCGCGGCTTGTTGCGGTTTGCGAGATGAttgtgaatttttccataatccAAACAGCTCTCTGTATAGGAACTGTATATGCCTTCGATGCTTTGTTCAGAACTTCTTACATGTGGTAAgctttgatttttatgttttgatttaGATTCTCTGATGTTTTAAATCTTTATTCAATTATATAATTCTGATTGCTCACACTAAGCATCTCCGGTGACAGTATGCATTACATTTGTTCAGTATGATCTCCTAGTTTACTAATGATGTTTAATCTTCAAAAATTCAGGCCATGTTTGGTTACATTTTCCAGAAATAAAAGCAACATATTTTCACCTTGTTCTCTCAAAAATATACATTTCCATCACACCtcacaattttttattaaatcatCAATTTCTGTTCAACTTCTCACCATTCCCAAAATAACTCGATTATTATATGACATCTTAATCTAATAATtatagttttaaattttaaaaaatttacatagTTCAACATATTCTTACATGGTGTGAtatctattttaaaaaatatttgcttCAGAAAGCAAAAagaaatattcattaaattatcaatatgatttttaaaaaaccgcATTTACGTAAACATCATAAAATGAATTCAAACTTCGCATTTAGTTTTCAGCTAGATTAAGTTGGTTATACAAACTTGCTACTGAATTATTCTTCCACATAGGAAGTAGATCTCAAAAATTTAGAGTGGTGAAATTTAAGAGAGATATTGTATGACAAACCTCTGCCGGCTCGCTTCCCCTCTTGCTTTGCCAATGCTTCTGAAATTGAGATAGTGATTTCTCCTTTCTCTATAACGAAAACATTTTGCATGAAGCTTTCTGTTTAACGAAATCATGTCCTGCATAGGCTActgaaatttattatatatcattAGTCCTCtcttgataaaaaaatttacttatGCAGTATGCCTCACTGTTTCATAGAGGAGATGAGCATGCCTTACCTTCATCCACTCTGGCGACTGGCTCTTTTAGTTCTATTACATCACTTGATAACTCTTTAGCTGATATGTATCGTTCTCCTCCAAGACCTTTACCATATGACGCAGATACAAGATTCTTCCGGTTGCAGCGTGATGGACTAGTCTCCCGAAGGGAAAAAGGCTCGAGTCATTCACATGATCAAGAAACCGAACCACTAAGAAATAGGGAAGTTGATGAAGAGGCTGAGCCCATGAGCAAAAAGAATAAATGGAATGAATTTACATGTGAAGATGGATCAAAGGACTATAATTCAAAATTATTGCTGAAGCTCTCAACGGCCAAAACAAGTGGATTTACTCATATTGATACTTCTTCAGATGATGAAGATGTCTGTCCAACATGTCTTGAAGGTAGGCGGTAAAACTACTTCTGACATAAGAATCCTGTTCCTCATGCGTAAAATATTTGATGTGGCATTATCATTCAAGAATAACAAATAGTATTCCCCGAGGTGGAATCTTAGGATGCTCCCATCCTGTGAATGGTGTTAGTATGTGAATTTTGTGTTTTTAAATGTGGAACATGAGCAATCATGGATTCCTCTGCAGAGTTCAAAATATTTTGCTCGTATTGGGTTGAGTTTGTTTTTTATGGTACATATTAAACTCATTTGTGTTTTATTGcaagtttttgtttttcttattcttatgCATCCTCTTGTGCAGAATATACCAAAGAGAACCCAAAAATAATGACAAGTTGTTCTCACCATTTTCATCTTGGCTGTATATACGAGTGGATGGAAAGAAGTGACAACTGCCCAGTCTGTGGCATGGTAAATTCTGAACTTTATCATATGTTTAGTGTTACTATTTTCTCCTTTGTGTGCTTAGTTCTGCACGGCTCTTGAAGTCTTCCTGTTTACCATAGACTTTTACATTATGTGGGATCATCTCTCTTAATCAAAGTTATGCGCACTGCACAGTTTGTTAAAATATAGCAAGTTAGTTCACTTGACATGACGTGAAACTTGACTCTTCACAAACAGTTTGTccatctttttttatttttcattgttattgtacaaatgttttcttgaatgcACTTATTTCCTTACTTCTGCTAATCTTGTTTAGTTGTTTAACAACTAGAAAGGATTATGCTGGTTTCAATTCTTTTGCTCCACTTTTCTCTGGGAATTTTGTTTTTTGTActtcataaaaaatttataacaacACGCATGATCTTGTTTGCATTTCTTGTGTTGAAGAAAATACAAACAGAGAAAAGCTTGAGATCCTTTCTGACGTTAGTGTTGGaaattacaaaatatttatgaaattagatcaatatttttcatattatcatgcatgtttatatgatttgttAGCCAACTTAGTTTTAGGAAACATTTTATACCATGTATCTATAAAGATAATTTCAGCTTATATGAAAGGGAAATGATTGTTTTTTGAATTAAAAAAGACTAATTGAGTTTGAGCCCTCTGAGaattatattttgaatattgCTTATTTTATGGCCTAATCATGCAGATATTTTGTTGTGTTGCGTGCTATATCCACCTGTATTTCTAGGACATCAAATTCAATAGGGAGAAAATACATCTTCCATTATGTTGAATCGTGTGTGTCTCTTTAACTAGAGTTGTGCTACGCTATGTACGCCTGGTAATTAGTAAGCTGAACAGCAAAATCTTGTGGCTTGACTTCACCAAGATCTCATTCTAATTCTGGATGTTTTCCTCCTTTGATTTCCTAGGTAATGGCATTTGATGAGTCCCCTTAGGGTATCCCAGAAGTTCTTGTGGATGAAACCGACACCAActcataaaagaaaaaaataaccCAGTGAAGAAGTTGTAAATAAACTCTTATTACAAGTGTTGTCTTTATATTCATGAATGAGCATAACATTGACAATTATTTGCATTTGAATGTTCTTCCACTTGCGtttcttatattttttaaggTTTTAGCTTAAGCTTTCAAAAGAAGAGGCGTCGAATGAATCTACCGCTAACATGACTTTTGGGGCTTTACTTATTTCTTGCGGCCATATTTTGTTTTGAGCGCACACATGCGTGATGCAACTGTGATGGGGCATGGACGAAAATGGCCATGTCGGGGATATTATTTAATTGCTCGAATGTGAAGTTTAGCTCGAATCAATCATGATCTGGTCTTTACCACCATTTTCACCAAACATGTTTTGAATGAGAAACAGGCTAGAATTGTTCATCTCTTCGATGAAAGTTTACTAATTGTTGCAACATAGTTGTCATTTTAGTTTTGAAGAATCATTTCTCTTCAAAGCATGGAGGTGAAAACGAGTGGATATTTTCAAGTTTAAATGCCAACTATTGTGCTCTGTTGGGCGATTTGAGCAGTACAAAATCGTCCTGATGAATTTTTCTTTTTGCTGTATTTTCTCACATTTTAAAAGTGCATTACTGATATGATCGATCAGAGCCTGCAAGATGGCCTTGTGCGCGATAAATTGAAATCCAGAAAACATGGCACAAAAAAATAATGATTTAGTTTCTGGCTCCAGTATGTGTAGATCGGATCGAATTATATGCGTATTTCACTTTTTAAATCAAAGGACCCAAgttgtttttaataaatatatttgttaTTATCTAAATAATCTGAAATAGAACCACAACATTAGAAATGATGTTTAATCTCAAATCAAAGATTTTGACATCTACAAAATGGAAAATGCCCAGATCAAATTTGATGAACACCTGTATCACATAACATGTGTATATATAATGAAACGAACAAGTTTATTCATAACGTACTGCATAAGGATTTGAACGACGACACGACCACACTTGATAAAACTACGATCAGGTACTTGAGATGATAACtacatgaaattttatttttgactccttgtacaataaaaataaaacgaGGGAGAGAGCATGGGTCAGCCGTAAGCGAGACGATCTTGTTTTCCTCTTCAAAGAAACTAGGAGCTCTCCTTTGCAGCCACTTGAAATACTTTGAGGAAGGCCTCAGGCGGCTGGCCGCCACTCAACTGGTGCTTGCCGTTTATCTATCAAGAATATCAACAAGATTAACGTTTTTGTAACATTCAAAATTAACACTAGATGTTTAAACGTGACTTACAACAAAATGTGGAACACCGCTTATATGGGACGAGTAGCGCTTCAAATCTTCATTAACCTTCAAGAAAAAACAAAATGGCATACACTTTGGTATGGAAAAATGGACACAGCAGAAGGGGATAGTTTTCTTGTTTGGAGATATTACCTCCTTGACTCCATTATTTGGATCTTCAAGAAACTCGGCTGCCCCTTCAACTCCAACCTTTTTAGCAGACTCTACAAGAAAGTTCCTGCAGATGCAATGGAAAAACACAATCATGCTAGTTTCCAACAGATAAAACAAAGATTAAAGATTATTCAGATCCACATCATCATTTTCTAAAGtgactaaaaaaataaaactactAGCAACTCTACTCACTTGTCCCCGATGTACTTTCCCTGTGTGAAATAGCCACTGCTCAGTTCCTCTGCGAGTTTATGTTGTTTATCATGCCCTTGTTGTCCGGCAAAATACAGTAGCCTATGGCTGTCGAAAGAATTTCCTCTGTGTATCCGAGAAAAAATGAGAAACATCCAGAGCACCTTTTTACGCTAAAGACTTGGCTGCTCGATTAATAAAAACTGACAAACAAGATGAAGTGGCTAGATTCTGAATTCATGAACAATGTGGCCCTGTTCGACGAAATATTTGGAGACAAAACCAagagtttgatattttttttgaatCAGGTTTGAAATTTGTTATAAGATCCAAGTGCTATAAGTGAAATATCGGTGAACTATCGTACATATTAACAGATTTAGTTATATGATTACCATCCACTATAGTTTTTTATAAAACGACAGGAGACTCGGTCATCAACAAATTATCTTTACTAACACTCATAGAGCAACTCCACCGATTTAAAAAGGATATCACCATGTCGAATTAACTCCACCGATTTAAGAGCAACTTACGTAAGTCCAGACATGTCATAGTCCATCCCAAGCCCCTTGAAAATCTGCCAAAACAAAACGACTTAAATTTTCTGATACTTATCGAGATGTATGTCAAACGCGAAAAAACCTCTCCTTATACTGTATAAGATAAAGGGGTGCCAAGAAACAAAAAGGAACCTCCGACATCCGAGCTTCAATCTGTTCAGCTCGAGCCCCAAACTTATTGCGGTAAAATTCCTTCTTATTGACGCCTTCCCTGGGTGCAGATGGCATAAGTAAGAAGGGATGCCACTTGATCTGCAACACAGAAATTATGACTAATTGAGTAAAAAATAGGAAGCAAACAACAAAAAGATAGATAAAAAACAAAACATTATTCATTTATACCTCGAAATTGTAGCTATCATTGGATAAATCTATAGCTTTGTCAAGATTCTTTTCCCCACAAAGCACCATGGGCACACAGTATCGGCGCTAACATCAATTTTAATAAGTTTCTTCCCGTTGCTATTGCTAACCGAGGCCATGGAGATTGATCTGAACAAAATATGCACTTTCATATTGAAAGGGGCGGCAAGCTTTAGCAACATATGCACTTTTCTAATCTATTATTCAACAATATTTGACTGAATTTAGCTCCAGAAaccaaataattcaaaatcaataatcggcATTTCCTTTTGATCAACTACGTCCGACACATACGTATGGAGTTTAAAACAGAGCCACATAAATCTGACCCAGGATATAAAAATGGGAACTTTCTTTAATAAATGACGCCCAAAAACTTTTATTTCAGATGGGTTCGGTCTTTTTCCATCGATTCAATCAAGACATTAAAACAGAAAGACCCCAGAATCACAACCCTCAAAAGGGATCAGCGAACATTACACGAAAACATCTCCGTTGAACGAAAAAAGATTGGTTTCTGAAATTTTAAAAGGGAAACTAACCTGGGAATCCGAGGAATTTGGAAACTATGGAGGTAGCTCAAACGCATAGAATAGAACTCGATCACCTACATCTTTATCTCTTTTTATACCTGAATTTTCATGTTGACCAACCGTAAAAAAAACGAAGATTTTACAGGGATGATTTGTTTAATGGAAACAAAACGCGTTTTACTTTGGAAAATGACCAATGACCAACCACCTAAACAGCGGCAGCATTATTCAAAATCAGAGTGGAAGCTTCCTTTTTCTTTTCACACACAATTTTCATCAATTTCCACAATCGTGGATTGACTTCGGGCTACAACGTGGCTGTGTTTGTCGGAAAATTAAATTAACTTTTTTTACCAATGGTAATGGCAATTGACATGCCTGGGCGGTCCCGACATTTTcaagtaaaataatttttatcaatttttgaaaatttaattttactcAAGTTTAATTacaattgatttattttttaaaaactcaATTTGGCAAAAGTTACTTTTCAAAATTGAATTTCACATCGATATATTTTATTAGTAAGAATCGAGAGACAAATTTCTATGTTGAAGTCTTTAATTAGAATGAAGGTTACAAGAATTTTTGTCCACGTTATTGTTTTTAGTACCGATCAATTTATATCATGATAATATTAATTTGCCTGGCTGATAATATGTAGTTGTAatcgaattaaaaaaaaaatcccgtttataaaaaaaaaaaaacataattgtAAATCTACTTTTAATATCCACTACACTATATAATAATGacttaattttaaatattttctagtCAAATTAAATTTTCCATAAACTTATCTATATTTGTCAAGTTTAGAAAAgctcaaattaaaaatatagaGTCCATTAGTATAATTGTAAAACTCAAAaagataatatatataatataagctCAAATATAAAACTCTTGAGTATAGTGCTAAAAACCCTATAATATACACAAGTGATTAGATAATACGTGTTGCATATTTATAACGAATAGGTCTCTGGTGAGATATTTTCAcgtatttttatttgtgagatgaGTGAGTTGtgtccatatttacaataaaaaatcatattttttgcaaaatattaatatttttttatgggtgACCCAAACATaatatctgtttcacaaaattgattcaTGAGATGTCTCATAGAGTTTTTGTGATTTATAATACGTGTTACCTACAGAGGTGGACATAATATGGTTTAAATTAGAAAACAAAAAATCCAATCAAACCGCAATCCAAAGTTCTTATTTTAGTTTTATAACCTAAACCGAAATTGTTATGGTTTGATTATGGTTTTATGTAACTTATAATCGAGCCGAACGTTTAAATATCTTTAAGTAAACAAATAATTTATGTTGTGATCGGAACATAGTTTAGAAGGGGTTAATAAActttgttaaaatattttataaaactgAGCTCGTTTTAACAATTTTTAGATGTTAAAGCATTTCTTGAATGGCTAGACTTGATCAGACCATTAAAACGAGATTAAGTGAGGGAACAGTCAGGCTAGACTacttatataatatataatcaaTGCAGTTAGAGGTGAATTAAAGCAGATAATAAGTAAATACGGTGAAATTTAAAGAACACGAAGATGTTATAGATTTCATATATTAATAACTCTTatgtaacttttttttttcatttaaagagatatcactaaaatattttgatttatacaatcgTTTTATAAACACATTTGACTAGTATTTATCACGCTGCCtaaatcaaaacttttaataGCACCACAACGAAGACACAAATGTCTGGTTTGTCTTTAGAACCCTCTGGTTCAGACAAATGaaattacaaaatattataaatgaTAACTTGGACGACTAAAGTTAGAATGTAGAATAAATTGATCATGAAATTATCTGATAGGTAAATTCAACGTGTGTTATTGAGTGGATGaatatatgaataattagtGTACTCGAGATCTTGTGTATTGGTGATTGTGAATGCTTGAATATTGTGTTGGTGTCTTTGAAGTTCTTAATTTGCATATTTATACCAAAGTTTATTGACTTTTCACATTTTAGGAAACTTTTCAGTCAATTGAGAGTTAGTAAGATAATGTGCATGACATTATATCTGATAACATTGAACAACTCGGGTTGTTGTACC includes:
- the LOC142521744 gene encoding uncharacterized protein LOC142521744, whose protein sequence is MTKSMGPPPPRNPSTAVAEAEPSVSESTDTTELLSPPPLPPNTSESEPESESYENHQGPQINPHQTDPSENSTQLFNPADSDSITSDNVEKKGEHSKNDAAVPYTIPEWSETPCHHFYLEVLKDGAIVNQFDVNKKGAYMFGRVDLCDFVLEHPTISRFHAVLQFKRSGDAYLYDLGSTHGTFINKNQVKKRVFVDLHVGDVIRFGQSSRLYIFQGPSVLMPQEADSKSLRKSKLRLEVQDMEASLRRARVEASRADGISWGMREDAVEETEEEIDEITWQTYKGQLTEKQEKTRDKVVKRLEKIGHMKKEINSIRVKDISQGGLTQGQQTQIARNEQRISQIMEELENLEETLNDSIRESLGARAGRLSRGKKKGATEDEEDYFSDDDDFYDRTQKSSKHKTGEDQSVETADSILDKKDAIVKKMEDKRKLLLGKDKATETNEVVEAGDELDAYMSAVSSQLVLDNEEKISKELSTLQSELDRILYLLKIADPTGEAARRREFNAQKPKAIVNHIPDLDKNGSILAEASSVKTVQDMVIIDSASKSGEKQEESESVPDKAETSAPAYTVTKPQWLGAVVDRKIQEIVHEVPVDSQQKDQFVDYKDRGTMLITPDPSQVETRIEDASPGLIIRKRKHVEISKANEVKYSESSVDSKLQAEDAVALLLKHSRGYHASDEEEKPVGENLLKNKKTKDGRKPHRVLGPERPSFLDDESDATWVPPEGQSGDGRTCLNDRLGY
- the LOC142522527 gene encoding E3 ubiquitin-protein ligase At3g02290-like isoform X1 — its product is MSVTTYLFQLLEASQTREQQGGHLHCLSLVHKANSYFLSSGVFYYCFSLLGISRGLINPRLAIMGAACCGLRDDCEFFHNPNSSLYRNCICLRCFVQNFLHVYASLFHRGDEHALPSSTLATGSFSSITSLDNSLADMYRSPPRPLPYDADTRFFRLQRDGLVSRREKGSSHSHDQETEPLRNREVDEEAEPMSKKNKWNEFTCEDGSKDYNSKLLLKLSTAKTSGFTHIDTSSDDEDVCPTCLEEYTKENPKIMTSCSHHFHLGCIYEWMERSDNCPVCGMVMAFDESP
- the LOC142522527 gene encoding E3 ubiquitin-protein ligase At3g02290-like isoform X2, which codes for MGAACCGLRDDCEFFHNPNSSLYRNCICLRCFVQNFLHVYASLFHRGDEHALPSSTLATGSFSSITSLDNSLADMYRSPPRPLPYDADTRFFRLQRDGLVSRREKGSSHSHDQETEPLRNREVDEEAEPMSKKNKWNEFTCEDGSKDYNSKLLLKLSTAKTSGFTHIDTSSDDEDVCPTCLEEYTKENPKIMTSCSHHFHLGCIYEWMERSDNCPVCGMVMAFDESP
- the LOC142523103 gene encoding LOW QUALITY PROTEIN: uncharacterized protein LOC142523103 (The sequence of the model RefSeq protein was modified relative to this genomic sequence to represent the inferred CDS: inserted 1 base in 1 codon), with the protein product MASVSNSNGKKLIKIDVSADTVCPWCFVGXKNLDKAIDLSNDSYNFEIKWHPFLLMPSAPREGVNKKEFYRNKFGARAEQIEARMSEIFKGLGMDYDMSGLTGNSFDSHRLLYFAGQQGHDKQHKLAEELSSGYFTQGKYIGDKNFLVESAKKVGVEGAAEFLEDPNNGVKEVNEDLKRYSSHISGVPHFVINGKHQLSGGQPPEAFLKVFQVAAKESS